Genomic DNA from Streptomyces sp. GS7:
AAAAGCGCCTGCCCCGACTCCACTGAGTCCGATGCCAAGAACACCCCCGGAGGGGCGGGCTCCGCTGGCGGCGACGGCATGACCGGCCCCTACGGCCCGCGCGGGCCGGAAGCCGGCGGCATCCCAGCCTCGGACCAAGCCCAGCCCACAGTCGCCCCGCCTGCCGCAGGCATCGGAACCGGCGGAACCGGCGGTCACGGAGGCAACGGCGGCGCACACGGCGGTGGCGGCGAAGGATCAGTCAGCATGCAGCACACCGCCGCGCCAGGAGCCAACGGATCCACCGGCGCTGACGGCAAACCCGGCACCCCCGGAGGCCACGGCTACGTCAAAATCACCTTTGAGAGCTGACCGCTCCGCCAGCCACTGGCGCCGCCCTCCCGGGACGCGGACGCCTGGTGGCCGTAGGCAGCCTGCGACGCGCGCAAGAAGCGGTTTGCATTTGACGTTCGGGGACAGGATCCGCAGAACACGGCTTGGCCGAACATGCCGGACAACGGGTTGTCGACCAGGACGAGGTCTCGGTGGTTGCCATGCCTCCGCCATCGAGGCCGTGTTGTCCCTCACGTCCGCGTGACCGCGAGTTGGCGAGGAGATGCGCCCCTACGGCAGCCAGCCGTATGAGGGCGGGTGCGAGGTCGACGGCGCCTTCGACCGAGGGGATCAGTCTCGTCGCGTCTGGCGACGGTGACTCCACTCCTCCGCGCTCACGGAGTTCAGATTGCAGTCCCGCCACGCTCCGTTGATGAACTCGTGCCTGCGCGCCACCCGGTCGGTCCTGAACCCGAGCCTCGCGAGAGATCCACCCTCGACGAGTGACGTGATCCTCTTCGTGTTGTCGAGGGGGATCCACCCGCTGACCCGCTCCAGGCCAAGGCTCCCGAAGGCGAAGTCGAGGATCACAAGGTGGGCATCGGTGCTGTAGCCGCGGCCCCATTCGTCCGCCGCGATGGCACAGCCGATGTCCTCGCCTTGGGAGCCGGAGCGCACGAGGCGGACGAAGCCGATCGCACGGTCGTCGTCGCGCTTGGTCACCGCCAGGTAGAACTCGGTCCGAGGGGAGAGCTGAGCGTTCTTGATCGCGCCTTCGATCCTGGCCTGGGTCTCGCTGCGGTCGCGGCTGTCGAACGACAGCCACTTGGTCACTCGGTCATCGCCGAAAACGCGCTGCATGTCGTCGACGTCCTCGATGCGGAACTCGCGCACCGTGACCTTGTCGCCGACCAGACGGAGGGGATACGTCAACGAACTCTCCTCACCTGTGGGATGCACAAGGTGGCCGACCGCCGCAGGCCCGGCAACACCGCACGGGCAGGTTCCGGACACCTCTTCGAGGACGCGGCGGCCTCGTCCTCTTGGCACCGCGCGCAGCCGCATCAGACCTTCATTACGCCTCCGGCGCACGCCTCCCGGCTCGTCGCTGAACGTCATAGGGACAACGCGAACAGCCACCGCTGGAATGTGAGCCCCTCGACCGCGGTGGCCTGAAGGGATGCCCCCTCACGCGTAATCGCAATTCCGCTCAGCATCACGTTCGAGGTATGCGGAAAGGAAGTGGCTATGCGCTACGACCACTTCTGATCTGACCAGTCACTTCGCTTCGGTCACTTTCCCGACAGCCGCCTTACGACCTGCCGAACTGCTTCGGGCGGTCCGGGCGGGTTTCGGGTTCGGCCCTTCTCCTCGGTGGCCGCGGCCACGGGCAACTGGTGGAAACGCACGGCTCATGACGCTTTCTGCGCACTACGCCCCCTGGACATGGCGACCATCCCCGACCCCTACCCGGTGTACCGGAGGCTTCGGGAAAAGGACCCGGCCCACTGGTACGAAGTGACGACATGGGGTGATCTGGTGCTCAGAGCGCCAGCGTGCGCCAGCCCTGGGTGATCTGGTCCCGGACGGTGTTCACGTCCGGGAGTGTGTGGCCCGGCCCTTGGTGGGCGGTCAGCAGTTCCACCAGGGCAGCGCCGTCCGCCGGGCGCCCCGCCGGATCGGCGGTCAGCGCCCGCCCGACGGCGGCCGCGAGAGCCGGGTCGAGCGCCTGCACTGCTTCCAGCCCGGCGGGCTCGGGCCCGGTGTCCACGATTCGGCGGATCACCGCACCCGTGCTGGTCGCCGCGAACGGGCTGGTGCCGTGCGCCGCGCACACCACGCAGCACGCCCATGCCCAGACATCGGCGGTCGGGCCGACGGGCTCGTCGCCGAACTGCTCCGGCGCCATGTACGTCAACGTCCCCGGTCCGCCGCCGGTGCGGGTGAGCCGCGTGCCGTCGACGATCGCCGCGATGCCGAAGTCGAGCAGGCGCGGTCCGGCGGTGGTCAGCATGATGTTGGCGGGCTTGAGGTCCCGGTGGACCAGGCCGAGCCGGTGCACCCCGGACAGGGCCACGGCCAGGGCCAGCGCCAGGGCCCGCAGGGCCTCGGGAGAGCGGATCGGTCCCTGCTCGCGCAGATGGACGTCGAGGGGCCGCCCGTCCAGCAACTCCATGGCCAGGTACGGCCGTCCGGCGTCGACCCCGGCATCGAGCACCCGGGCGGTGTAGGCGCCGGAGACCATGGCCAGCACCTCCGCTTCGCGCTCGAAGCGGCGCAGCAGCTCGGCGTGGTCCAGGAGTTCGGGGTGGATGGTCTTCAGAGCCACCTGCGTCGCCGCGCCCTCGCGCCGGGCGAGATACACCGTGCCCATCCCACCGGACCCGATCCGGCCGAGCAACTGGTACCCGGCGATCGTCCGCGGCTCGTTCGGGTGCAGCTCCTGGTATGCGACCTGTGGCGCGGCACCGGCGCTCCGGTCGGCCTGGGTCGGTACGTGCGCGCTGGGCTGCGCGGGCGGAGAGGCCGGAACGGGCGGCACGTACGGGACGGGCTGCGCGGACTGCACCGTCTGTGCGTACGGGGAGGGCGGACCGTACGGGGCGGGTTGGAGCGGAACCGGGGCGGCGGCGGACCGGAGCCTCCAACTGGTCACGACTGCGACGGCCTGGAACAGCAAGGCGGCCACCACCACCCCGACCGGTACGAACACGCCGAGCACCACACGAAGAAGAAACAGGCCGACCAGCCGACCACGCGTCGAGGGCGAGGGCCAAGACCCCGCAGGCATCCGGACGTTCAGCAGGTTGCGCTGCGTCAGCAGCCAGAGAAGGACCCAGAGCGCCAGGATCGGGATCCCGCCGACGAGCAGCCAGAGCTGTGCGGTTCCGGCGGGGATGTCCAACTCCCTGGCCAGGGCGAAGGCTCCCACCGAGCCGATACCGATGGGCTGTATCAGCACGTCGAAGCCGGAGACGAAATCGCCGAGCAGCAGGAGTGCCAGCCCGATGGCGCCGCCGACTCCGAGCACCAGCTCCCCGACGGCTGCCGCCGAGAACCCGTCTGGCGACGCACCCCCGCCGACGGTCGCCAACGCCCGCTGACGTGCAGCCCGTTGAGCGCGCAACAGCAGCGGCAGTGATGCCATTCGCACCACCAGCGTCAGCACGGTCACGACCAAGAGGCCCGACCCCAGCGATATCACCATGTAGTCGAGGTTCTCGAAGACCGTCATGCTTCCCCCGTGCTTCCCCTGTGCACCTTGTCGGCCGAGCAGGGGGAGTATAGGTCCGCTTGAGATCACGCCGGGAATCGGGAATACAGAGCAGGCGGTGATGGCCAAGTCCGTCAGTGTGACCGAGGGAACCAGGACGCTCAGCCACACCCGGACCGCTCAACCCACGATGGCACCGAGACGGCCGACAAGGCGCTGAGCGCGCTTCGCGTAGCGATCGACACGGCCCCCCCGCGCCGCTGTCCGAGGCTGATCGCTCGCCCGTCGCCGACGATTGCCAGTGGCCTACGAGACGATCGTCCGATGACCGCGGAAACCGTACGAGCCCACCGGTTCGCACTCGATCCAACTCCCGCCCAGACCACTGTCCTTGAGCACTACGCCAACGCGGCCCGGTGCGGGTACAACTTCGCCCTAGGCGATGGCGCGGCTCCGGAAGCCGTCCGGGAGGCCCACTGCCGCGCGGCGTCAGGCGGGCACCACGGGCTCGTCCCAGTCGATCCGGTAACGGTGCGTCCAGCCGAACATCTTCTCCGGCGTCAGGAACGTCCGCGTCGCCAGCGGCATCAGCAAGGCCATGATCTTCGTCGCCACCGGCCCCATCGACTTCTGACTGTTGGTCTTCGCGGCCTGGGCCGCGACCTTCTCCACCCTGCCCCGCCGTAGCTGCTCGTACGCCGCGAACGCCGCGCCCGCGTCGGGGATGTCCCGCAGACACCGCGCCAGCTGCACCGCGCTCTCCACCGCCAGGGACGCGCCCTGTCCGGAACTGGAGGACGGCGCGTGGGCCGCGTCGCCGACCAGGACCATCCGGCCGCGGTACCACTTCGGAACCGGAGGCAGGATCTCCAGCCCTCCGAAGGTGAGGAGTTCGTCGTCGCGGGTGCCCTGGAGCAGATCGCGGCCGGGCACGTCCTCGGCGTACTTCTCCCGCAGGATCCGCATCCACGCGGCCGGCGGCGTCGCGCGGGCCTGCTCCGCGCCGAGCGGCTCGTCGTACGGCAGGTTGCCGAACCAGGCGGTGCCTCCGCCGGGCACCGGCCAGTAGCCGAGAAACGCCTGCTCGCCGAAAGCGAAGTACATGGTGTCCGGCCGCGCCTGAGGGACCTCCGCCTCCGAGTACGCGCCGAAACCGAGCAGGCCGGTGTACCGGGGGCCGGGTGCCGCCGGGTCGATCAGCTGCCGGACCGTCGACCGGATGCCGTCGGCCCCGACCAGCACGTCCGCGGTCACCCGGGTCCCGTCGGCGAACTCGGCCATGACGCCCCCCGGGGTTTCCTCGACCCCGGCCAGCCGCTTGCCGTACACGGTCTGTACGCCCGCCGCGGCGGCCCGCTCGCGCACCGCCCCGTACAGGTCGGCACGCCACATCACCCGGCTGGGTGGCAGGCCCGTCAGCCCTCCGAACTCTCCCATCCGCCGGCCCCGTCCGTCGGTCATGACCATGCGGTGGATCGGCTGACCGGCCAAGCCCCGTTCCACGCCGACGACTTCGAGGGCGTCGAGCCCGTTCGGGGCGACCATCAGCATGCCGCCGAGGCCGTCCGCCGTGTTCTCGTAGGCCTCGTAGACGGTCGCCTCGATGCCCGCCCTGCGCAGTGCGAGAGCCGTTACCGGTCCGGCTATGCCGCCTCCGATGACGGCCGCCGTCCTGATCGCGCTCATGTGTCTGCCCCTTTCCCGCACCTGGGTCGGATGTTCAGTGGCTGTGCGAGCGTGCCGGGTCGTCGACGGTCGGGTGACCGCCCGTCCTGTGGGCGAGCCGCAGGTCCTCCAGATAGGCGCGGGAGCACATGGCGCTGAGGACCGCGATGCCGCCGCGGTGCACGCGGACCTCGCTGTCGGTTGCGACACCGGCCAGACGGATCCGACGGGCGCCGGCGAGGGCCGGTTCGTCGGCGGTCCGGACCTGTGCGTCCTTGACCTTGCCGCGGGCGGTCCAGTGCAGGTCCCAGTGCTCGACGACGGCGTCGTCCGGCACCAGCAACTTGACCGTGGCGCGCTGGAGTTCAAGGCGGAGCTCGATGTCGTCGGGCAGGTCCGGGGAGCGCAGGTCGAGCACGGCCAGGCCCCGGCGGGCGCGCACCTGGATGTGTCCGGCGCGGGTCCAGTTGCCCAGCCGCTTGGTCACGGTGTGGTCGGCGTGAATGCGCTCGGTGGCGGCGGTCGTCTCCGTGCTGGTGGTCATCTCCGTGGTCTCCGTCCGCTGGTGGTGCCTGCTCTTTCCCGTCGGGTTTGATAGTTGCAGTGGAACTAGTCTCGTGTCAACTAGTTTCGCGGTGGGTAGTGTGCGGACATGAGCGCCCCTCCCCGAAGCTCCCCGCTGGCCCTGACCGTGCTGGCCCTGCTGCACTTCCAGCCGCTGCACCCGTACGGAATCCAGAGGTTGATCAAGCGGTGGGGGAAGGGCCAGGTCGTCAATGTCGGCCAGCGCGCGAGCCTCTACCGGACGATCGACCGGCTGCTCGCCGCGGGCCTGGTCACGGTCCGGGAAACCGGCCGCGACCAGCAGTACCCCGAGCGGACGGTGTACGAGCCGACCGACGCGGGGCGCTCGGCCATGCGCGTCTGGCTCAACGAGATGCTGGCCGCACCGAAGCAGGAGTTCCCGCAGTTCCCCGCCGCGCTGTCCTTCGTCCTCCTGCTCGCCCCGGAGGAGGCCCTCGACGTGCTGGAACAGCGCGCCGCGGTCCTCGCGCGGACCGTTGACGCGCACGACAGGTCCTTGGCGGAGCAGGCGGAGGTCCACGGCCTTCCGCGGGTGACCACGCTCGAAGAGGAGTATCTGCGCGCGATGACCGCCGCAGAACTGGACTGGATCCGCGCCGTCACGGACGATCTGCGCAGCGGTCGGCTGAGCTGGACGCTCGACGAACTGACCCGTCTCGCCCAGAACACCGGGCGGCAGGCCCTGGCCGGCCAAGCGTCCTCAAAGCCGGACCGCGACTTACAGCGGCCGCGAGCCGTGCCCCACAGCGAACCCCCGGGGCATGGACCTGAGGGGTCCGTACTCCCCGGAAGGCTCCCCCGTCTCGAAGGCTCCCCCCGTCTCGAAGGTTCCCCCCGCCTCAAGGGTTCCCCGTCTCCGCCAGGTCGGCGGGGGTCGTCGAAGTGGCCGTCGGTGATGGCAGGGGGCCGGGCGTGAACGCGCTTCACCGGAGGCCGCTGCTCCGGCAAAGTCGATGCGGGATGCCCCGACGATCGCTATGACCGGTTGGACGGGGACCGGCCAACCGCACCAGTGGCGAAGAACCTTGGACACGCGTTCCGCCTCTGCCGCGGCGATGCGTGGGTGGTCAGTGCTCCGGTCGTGGCGGCGAGGAAGGAAGGGAAGGAATCGTTGAACGCGGGGTCGCGCGAGGGGACTTCGGCTCGGGGGGCGAGGTGGGTGGAGCCGGGCAGGCGCGGCCCGTGGCATCCAGGTCGTTCGTACGGTGGCGCGCTCCACTTGGAAGCCAGGGGGCAAGCCCGCTCCACTGACCCCAACCGGCCGATTTGTCCAGAGCTATGGGCAGAGAACGCGACCATGCCCTGGTACGAGCCGCAGCGGGACTTCCGCGCGTGACAGGCTGCGTGTTCCGGGAGTCCTTGGGCAGCTGCTGTGCTTCACCGCTGCCTGGGGGAGCTTGCGGCGCGGACAACGTGGGCTCCTGGCCGCTGCGGCGCGTTGGCCGGGGCGCCGAAATAGCGGGCGGCCAGGGCGTTCCGGCCCAGGTCCTCGACCATCGTGAAGCCGATATCCCCGAGATCCGCCGCCAGTTGGTCGGCCTCGAAGTGGCTCAGCCACGGTTCTCCCAGAGCAGCGACACGGGCCGCACTGACGTCATGTGCGGCGCGCTGGTCGGGCGGCAGGGTGCTCGGCGGGTCGCTGTAGTCGAACACGATCTCGGCACCGCCGGGCAGTGCCGCCACGGAACGGAGGGTCGCGAACACGTTCTCCCGCGTGAGGTACGGGACCACGCCGAGCCAGCTGAAGAAGGACGGGCGGTGCGGATCGAACCCCGCGGCCCGCAAACCATCGGTGAGAGTCCGCTGTGTGAAGTCCACCGGCACGAACGTCAGCGACGGCGGCGGGTCGATCCCGGCAGCCGCCAGCCGTTCGCGCTTCCACGCCTGGGTCGACGGATGATCCACCTCGAACACGGTCAGGCCCACGGTGCTGTGTGGATTGCGGCAGGCGAAGGTGTCCAACCCCGCACCCAGCACGACGAATTGACGCACCCCCGCGGCAACGGCGGCGCACAGCGCGTCCTCGGCGAACCGACTGCGTACCGCGATGAACAGCCGTATCAAGCGCCGCTCCGGATGTGCGCGCGCCTCGCCCGCGATGTCGGCCGGGCTCTCACCGAGCAGGCGGATCGCCAGCGGATCGGTGAAGACACGGCCACCTTCTATGACTTGGTGGGCCGCGCGATGGACGGCCGCGGACCGAGCGGTGCGACTGGGGCTTCCGGAGCGCATGATGCTCACCTTAGCCATCCCCCATGACCGTGTCAGGAAAAGGGAGATGGGATGGTGGCCGGAGTCCAAGCGATCGCCTTTGAGCGAGTGATGCTCCTGGCAGGGGATGCCGTGATCGAGGCGGCCCACACGGTACGAGAGGCGATGGCCGCGTGCGGAGGCCAAGCCCGAGGGGCTGCCGAGGGAACGTTGGACGCGTGGAGAGAGATTCGCAGCCGACGTTCCCCGCCGATCCCCGCTACGTGACGCTGACCGGGGAGCCCGCTCCCGGCGTTGACCGGTCCGCATGTCGCCGTCCGTGAGTGTGCCGTTTGAGGGGCAACCCGCTTGGCCGGAAGTGGGGTTCCGTTGGGTGGTGTGCGGGACAGGTACCGGGGAGAGGCCGGAGTTCCGTGTGCGACGGGAGGGGATATGACCGTACGGCGGCTCAACCATGCGGTGCTGTACGTCCGCGATGTGGCGCGGTCGGTGGCGTTCTACACCGAGGCCCTCGGGCTGTCGGTGGGCTGGGAGATTCCGGGGCGGGCGGCCTTCCTTCGTGCGCCGGGGTCGCTCAACGATCACGATCTGGGGCTGTTCGCGGCGGGCTCGGACAAGCCGGGGCCGGAAAGTGGCCGGATCGGGCTGTACCACCTCGCCTGGGAGGTCGGCACGCTCGGCGACCTCGCTGCGGCCCAGGCGCGGCTGAACGCCTCGGGTGCCCTGGTCAGGACCAGCGACCACCCGGTGTCCAAGTCGCTGTACGCCGGTGGGCTTCCGTGGTGTCGGCCGGGGAGAAGCCCACCGACACGGGCCGCTTGACGTCGGCCATCAGCTTGCGGGTGGTGTCGTCGATGGCGGCGATGTGGTCGTCCTCAGCGGTCCTCAGTAGTCCAGGGAGGACAGGAAGGCGTGCAGTTCGCGGTCGAAGAGCGGGGAGTTCTCCAGATTGACCATGTGGCCGGCGGCCGGTACGCGAATCCTCCGGGCGCCGGGGACGGTGACCGCTATCGCATGGGCGTTGGCGGATATGTCGGAGGAGTCGAGGTCGCCGTCGAGGACGATCGTCGGCACCCGGATCTCGCCGAGCCGGTCGAAGGCGCCCACCTCGATGGGCAGGCCGGCGCCGACACCGTCGGCATGCACCTCGACATTGGCGGTCGCCGACGCGCGCATCCGCTCGCGGAAGCCGGGGTGCACGGCGGACGGCCCGCGGTGCGGCCCGTCCACCCACATCCGCAGGAAGTGCTCCACGTAGCGCTCCGCGCCGTCCGGTGCGCCGATCGCGGCGACCTGCTCCTTGATGTGCTCCAGGACGAACGGGTCGGTGAAGGCCCGGCCGCTGATTCCGGGGGCGGCGAGGGCGAGGGCGGTCACCCGGTCCGGGTGGGCCAGGGCGGTGTCGAGCGCGACCCGGGAGCCGTGGGAGAGGCCGACGAGGACGGCGCTCGGGACGTCGAGCGCGTCCAGGAGGGCCGCCAGGTCGTCATGGTTGGCCCAGTCGCCGGTCACGGTGGAGGAGAGGCCGTGGCCGCGGGAGTCGTAGCGGATCACGCGGAGACCGGAGTTGACCAGCCAGGCGAACTGCTCGTCCCACATGTGCTGGTCGAGCATCCCGCCGTGCAGCAGCACCACCGCGGGACCCGCGCCGGCCGTCTCGTAGAACAGCTCGCCGTCGTCGATCGGGACGGTGCCGTTGTCGATCTCGGACCAGGCGCTGAAGTCGTGGGTCATTCTCCGGGCCGTTCTGTGTGGGAGAGAGGGGCGGATGGGCGGGTGGCTGCTCGCTGTTGCGGGGTGGTAGGGGATGGTTCGGCAGTCCCTGTCGCATCCGTGTCGGTGGATTCCCTGATGTCGGGATTGCCGCTTTCCTCCGGTGGAACGCGCGAGCCGTCCGCCAAGTGCCGGAATTCCTCGCCGAGCCGGTCGAGTACGTGCAGTGCGGTGCTGACGTCCGCCGGCGACAGGTCGGCCAGCCCGCGCCGTAGTTCCGCCGCCTCGGAGTCCTGTATCCCGCGCATCACCTCCGAGCCCTCGGCGGTGAGCCGGATCAGGGACGAGCGGCGGTGCGCGGGATTCGGGGCCGTCACCACCAGGCCCAGGTCCGCCGCGTGGTTCACCCAGCGCTGCACCGGCTGCCGGTCCAGGTCCAGTGAGCGCGCCAACTGCGGCACCGTCCGGGGGCCTTGGGTGCGCAGCGCGTCGAGCAGGGCGTGCTCGCCGGCGGTCATGCCGGTGCCCCGCAGCTCGCGCTCCACGGCGCGCACGATCGTCCGGTGCAGCGGCCACAGGCGCCGGATGACCCCGTACAGCAGGTCCTCGACGGCGGTGGGCTCGGCGCCGGTGGGCTCGGCGGCGTCCGTGCGCCCCGTGCCCTCCTGTCCCGTGCCCTCCTGTCCGGTGCCCTCCCGTCCGGTGCGCCCCTGCTCGGCGCCCTCCGGATCGGCACCCGCCTGCATGGCCCCTGCCTGCTCGGCACCCGACTGCTCGGTGGTGCCCCCCTTATCGACACTCATGATGTCATGATGACACTGTTGATGTCGTTTGGGAAGGTCGTTGGCGAGGAATGGAGTTGAGGAAAGGAGTTGACGGGACGAGAGGAAGGCGGGAGGCGGATGAAGGTCGGTTTGCTGCGCGCGGTGGGGGCGGCCACGGCGGTGTACGGAGTGGCCGTCATGGCGCTGCCCGATGTGCTGGCGCGCCCCTCGGGGCTGGTGGACGCGCGCGGGCGGACCGCAGCCGCGACCCGGACCTCTCTACGGCCGGTCGGCTGGCGGGACGCGGCGAGCGGACTGGCCATGGTGCTGGCGCCCGAGGGGCCGGCGCTGCGTACGGCCGCGTGTCTGCGGATCGCGGCCGACTTCGGCGATGCCGCGCTGCTGGGCCTGACCCTGCCGGGGCGCGGGCGGCGGCGGAAGGCGGTGGCGGTGTCCGTGGGGTGGGGCGCGCTGTCGGTGCTGGGCCTGATGGCGTCCGGCGGGCGGGGGAACGGGGCGGAGTGGGACGGGGGAGGAAGGGGGAGAAGGGGGTGGTGAGGTGCTGGGGGAGGGGCGGAGGCCGGGTGCGCGGGTTATTCGCCCGCTGCCGGCGGCGCCTCGTCGGGGGTGAAGGTG
This window encodes:
- a CDS encoding GNAT family N-acetyltransferase; protein product: MTFSDEPGGVRRRRNEGLMRLRAVPRGRGRRVLEEVSGTCPCGVAGPAAVGHLVHPTGEESSLTYPLRLVGDKVTVREFRIEDVDDMQRVFGDDRVTKWLSFDSRDRSETQARIEGAIKNAQLSPRTEFYLAVTKRDDDRAIGFVRLVRSGSQGEDIGCAIAADEWGRGYSTDAHLVILDFAFGSLGLERVSGWIPLDNTKRITSLVEGGSLARLGFRTDRVARRHEFINGAWRDCNLNSVSAEEWSHRRQTRRD
- a CDS encoding serine/threonine-protein kinase translates to MTVFENLDYMVISLGSGLLVVTVLTLVVRMASLPLLLRAQRAARQRALATVGGGASPDGFSAAAVGELVLGVGGAIGLALLLLGDFVSGFDVLIQPIGIGSVGAFALARELDIPAGTAQLWLLVGGIPILALWVLLWLLTQRNLLNVRMPAGSWPSPSTRGRLVGLFLLRVVLGVFVPVGVVVAALLFQAVAVVTSWRLRSAAAPVPLQPAPYGPPSPYAQTVQSAQPVPYVPPVPASPPAQPSAHVPTQADRSAGAAPQVAYQELHPNEPRTIAGYQLLGRIGSGGMGTVYLARREGAATQVALKTIHPELLDHAELLRRFEREAEVLAMVSGAYTARVLDAGVDAGRPYLAMELLDGRPLDVHLREQGPIRSPEALRALALALAVALSGVHRLGLVHRDLKPANIMLTTAGPRLLDFGIAAIVDGTRLTRTGGGPGTLTYMAPEQFGDEPVGPTADVWAWACCVVCAAHGTSPFAATSTGAVIRRIVDTGPEPAGLEAVQALDPALAAAVGRALTADPAGRPADGAALVELLTAHQGPGHTLPDVNTVRDQITQGWRTLAL
- a CDS encoding FAD-dependent oxidoreductase; amino-acid sequence: MSAIRTAAVIGGGIAGPVTALALRRAGIEATVYEAYENTADGLGGMLMVAPNGLDALEVVGVERGLAGQPIHRMVMTDGRGRRMGEFGGLTGLPPSRVMWRADLYGAVRERAAAAGVQTVYGKRLAGVEETPGGVMAEFADGTRVTADVLVGADGIRSTVRQLIDPAAPGPRYTGLLGFGAYSEAEVPQARPDTMYFAFGEQAFLGYWPVPGGGTAWFGNLPYDEPLGAEQARATPPAAWMRILREKYAEDVPGRDLLQGTRDDELLTFGGLEILPPVPKWYRGRMVLVGDAAHAPSSSSGQGASLAVESAVQLARCLRDIPDAGAAFAAYEQLRRGRVEKVAAQAAKTNSQKSMGPVATKIMALLMPLATRTFLTPEKMFGWTHRYRIDWDEPVVPA
- a CDS encoding PadR family transcriptional regulator — its product is MSAPPRSSPLALTVLALLHFQPLHPYGIQRLIKRWGKGQVVNVGQRASLYRTIDRLLAAGLVTVRETGRDQQYPERTVYEPTDAGRSAMRVWLNEMLAAPKQEFPQFPAALSFVLLLAPEEALDVLEQRAAVLARTVDAHDRSLAEQAEVHGLPRVTTLEEEYLRAMTAAELDWIRAVTDDLRSGRLSWTLDELTRLAQNTGRQALAGQASSKPDRDLQRPRAVPHSEPPGHGPEGSVLPGRLPRLEGSPRLEGSPRLKGSPSPPGRRGSSKWPSVMAGGRA
- a CDS encoding class I SAM-dependent methyltransferase; this translates as MASARGHRLSYRVGRLDHGIPCQEHHSLKGDRLDSGHHPISLFLTRSWGMAKVSIMRSGSPSRTARSAAVHRAAHQVIEGGRVFTDPLAIRLLGESPADIAGEARAHPERRLIRLFIAVRSRFAEDALCAAVAAGVRQFVVLGAGLDTFACRNPHSTVGLTVFEVDHPSTQAWKRERLAAAGIDPPPSLTFVPVDFTQRTLTDGLRAAGFDPHRPSFFSWLGVVPYLTRENVFATLRSVAALPGGAEIVFDYSDPPSTLPPDQRAAHDVSAARVAALGEPWLSHFEADQLAADLGDIGFTMVEDLGRNALAARYFGAPANAPQRPGAHVVRAASSPRQR
- a CDS encoding alpha/beta fold hydrolase, which codes for MTHDFSAWSEIDNGTVPIDDGELFYETAGAGPAVVLLHGGMLDQHMWDEQFAWLVNSGLRVIRYDSRGHGLSSTVTGDWANHDDLAALLDALDVPSAVLVGLSHGSRVALDTALAHPDRVTALALAAPGISGRAFTDPFVLEHIKEQVAAIGAPDGAERYVEHFLRMWVDGPHRGPSAVHPGFRERMRASATANVEVHADGVGAGLPIEVGAFDRLGEIRVPTIVLDGDLDSSDISANAHAIAVTVPGARRIRVPAAGHMVNLENSPLFDRELHAFLSSLDY
- a CDS encoding MarR family winged helix-turn-helix transcriptional regulator, with translation MSVDKGGTTEQSGAEQAGAMQAGADPEGAEQGRTGREGTGQEGTGQEGTGRTDAAEPTGAEPTAVEDLLYGVIRRLWPLHRTIVRAVERELRGTGMTAGEHALLDALRTQGPRTVPQLARSLDLDRQPVQRWVNHAADLGLVVTAPNPAHRRSSLIRLTAEGSEVMRGIQDSEAAELRRGLADLSPADVSTALHVLDRLGEEFRHLADGSRVPPEESGNPDIRESTDTDATGTAEPSPTTPQQRAATRPSAPLSHTERPGE